In one Roseofilum capinflatum BLCC-M114 genomic region, the following are encoded:
- the glmS gene encoding glutamine--fructose-6-phosphate transaminase (isomerizing) translates to MCGIVGYIGTQEAKDILLSGLEKLEYRGYDSAGVALISDGELHAIKAKGKLYNLRDKLRGVEDKARVGIGHTRWATHGKPEEYNAHPHTDKQATVAVVQNGIVENYRELREELKAKGHEFVSDTDTEVIPHLISEYLSSSPNSLLEAVRQTVNRLEGAFAIAVISTQFPDELIVVRQQAPLVIGFGQGEFFCASDTPALVSHTHIILPLDNGEMARLTPLGVEIYDFRGERQVKYPQTLNWNPSSAEKQGFRHFMLKEIYEQPTVLRTQLDAYFDPEWYLQTQDQTRSSQPSSPTSSPGLVQLNLPQSLYENLEQIQIVACGTSWHAALVGKHLLEQWAGVPTFVQYASEFRYSPPPLTANTLTIGVTQSGETADTLAALAMEQERRKSHHSPAYQPRMLGITNRPESSLGRLIPYIINTHANLEVGVAATKTFSAQVMAFYALALDLADRRKTLKPEVIEGIIKKLRELPPLIERLIEEQDDYIGELAHQFNETTDFIFLGRGINFPIALEGALKLKEISYIHAEGYPAGEMKHGPIALLDAKVPVVAIATPGLLYEKVLSNAQEAKARDARLIGVTPKDSLEAQDIFNEILAIPTIDESLSPLVTVIPLQLLAYHIAALRGLDVDQPRNLAKSVTVE, encoded by the coding sequence ATGTGTGGAATTGTTGGCTACATTGGTACTCAAGAAGCTAAAGATATTCTTCTTTCTGGATTAGAGAAGCTGGAATATCGAGGTTATGATTCGGCAGGCGTTGCCCTGATTTCGGATGGTGAACTGCACGCCATCAAAGCTAAAGGGAAGTTGTATAATTTGCGCGATAAACTCAGGGGGGTTGAAGATAAGGCGCGGGTCGGAATTGGCCATACCCGATGGGCAACCCATGGTAAACCAGAAGAGTACAACGCCCATCCCCATACCGATAAGCAGGCAACGGTGGCGGTTGTCCAAAATGGGATTGTGGAGAACTATCGGGAATTGCGGGAGGAACTGAAAGCAAAAGGCCATGAGTTTGTCTCGGATACGGATACGGAGGTGATTCCCCATCTGATTTCTGAGTATTTGTCGAGTAGTCCTAATTCTCTCCTAGAAGCAGTGCGGCAAACGGTCAATCGGTTAGAGGGAGCGTTTGCCATTGCAGTCATTTCTACCCAATTCCCCGATGAACTGATCGTCGTCCGCCAACAAGCTCCCCTGGTGATTGGGTTTGGTCAAGGGGAATTTTTCTGCGCCTCCGATACTCCTGCTCTGGTTTCCCACACCCATATTATTCTGCCCTTGGATAATGGGGAAATGGCCCGCCTGACTCCCTTGGGCGTGGAAATTTATGACTTTCGGGGAGAGCGACAGGTCAAATATCCCCAAACCCTGAACTGGAATCCGAGCAGCGCGGAAAAACAAGGGTTTCGCCACTTTATGCTCAAGGAAATTTATGAGCAACCGACGGTTCTACGAACTCAACTCGATGCCTATTTTGACCCGGAATGGTATCTGCAAACCCAGGATCAAACTCGTTCTAGCCAGCCTTCTTCTCCCACATCTTCTCCAGGACTGGTACAACTGAATTTACCCCAGAGCCTGTATGAGAATTTAGAGCAGATCCAGATTGTGGCTTGTGGAACGAGTTGGCACGCAGCGTTAGTCGGGAAGCATTTGCTGGAACAATGGGCGGGGGTTCCCACTTTTGTTCAATATGCCTCGGAATTTCGTTACTCTCCCCCACCGTTAACGGCGAATACGTTAACTATTGGGGTTACTCAGTCGGGAGAAACGGCGGATACTCTGGCGGCTTTGGCGATGGAACAGGAGCGGCGCAAGTCCCACCATTCTCCGGCTTATCAACCGCGAATGCTGGGGATTACGAACCGGCCGGAGAGTTCGTTGGGTCGGCTAATTCCTTATATTATTAATACCCATGCCAATTTAGAGGTGGGAGTGGCAGCGACGAAAACCTTTAGCGCTCAGGTGATGGCGTTTTATGCTCTAGCGTTGGATTTGGCCGATCGCCGCAAAACTCTGAAACCGGAGGTCATCGAGGGCATTATCAAGAAGTTGCGGGAATTGCCCCCACTGATTGAACGGCTGATTGAGGAACAGGATGATTATATTGGCGAGTTGGCCCATCAGTTTAATGAAACCACTGACTTTATCTTTTTGGGTCGGGGAATAAACTTTCCCATTGCCCTAGAAGGAGCCTTGAAGCTCAAGGAGATCAGCTATATTCATGCTGAGGGCTATCCGGCTGGGGAAATGAAACATGGCCCCATTGCTTTGTTGGATGCCAAAGTGCCAGTCGTGGCGATCGCCACTCCCGGACTCCTCTATGAAAAAGTTCTCTCCAACGCCCAAGAAGCCAAAGCCAGAGATGCTCGTCTGATTGGAGTCACCCCCAAAGACTCCCTGGAAGCTCAGGATATTTTCAATGAAATCCTAGCCATTCCCACCATTGATGAGTCTCTCTCCCCCCTAGTGACAGTGATTCCGCTCCAGTTACTGGCCTATCACATTGCCGCCCTTAGAGGCCTCGATGTCGATCAACCCCGGAATCTGGCTAAGTCAGTGACGGTAGAGTAG
- a CDS encoding DUF5615 family PIN-like protein, whose protein sequence is MLKFYSNENFPLAMVDLMRGMSYDVLTSYEAGQANRKIPDNVVLEYATCAGRIVITENRQDFLNLHSTTSNHAGIVICKADRDYAGKVQVLHDFFTQDARPMANRLLRVMKQNTKGSQPAFIVQEYSKLSPE, encoded by the coding sequence ATGCTAAAGTTCTATTCTAATGAAAATTTCCCACTGGCAATGGTCGATCTGATGCGAGGGATGAGTTATGATGTGTTGACCTCTTACGAAGCTGGACAAGCCAATCGAAAAATTCCAGACAATGTGGTATTGGAGTATGCGACCTGTGCCGGTCGAATCGTTATTACTGAAAATCGTCAAGACTTTCTCAACCTCCACTCTACAACCTCAAACCATGCAGGGATTGTTATTTGCAAAGCCGATCGAGACTATGCAGGAAAAGTGCAGGTACTCCATGATTTTTTCACTCAAGATGCACGACCGATGGCCAATCGTCTTCTTCGGGTGATGAAACAGAATACGAAAGGGAGTCAACCGGCATTTATTGTTCAGGAATATTCAAAACTTTCTCCAGAATAG
- a CDS encoding DUF433 domain-containing protein: MTLKEQLLQTIETLPDELLEKTLKFVQTLQYPIHKTSGICGGAARIRDTRIPVWTIIAYQQQGASDSELLYNYPGLTLEDIQAALNYYELNREEIDRAIADCE, from the coding sequence GTGACACTCAAAGAACAACTTCTGCAAACCATTGAAACCTTACCGGATGAATTACTCGAAAAAACCCTGAAATTCGTCCAAACCCTTCAATATCCCATTCACAAAACGTCAGGAATTTGTGGCGGTGCAGCGCGAATTCGCGATACCCGAATTCCCGTCTGGACAATTATTGCCTACCAACAGCAAGGCGCATCGGATTCAGAGTTACTGTACAACTACCCAGGACTAACACTTGAAGATATCCAAGCTGCACTCAACTATTACGAACTCAACCGAGAAGAAATTGATCGTGCTATTGCTGATTGTGAGTAA
- a CDS encoding DUF4327 family protein, with translation MNQQVVHPMFKLQSKVKSLVDSNILKPTDGIWKMAFLYGDQWKYWKKELQAYEFSMHDPVSELLAVEEWED, from the coding sequence ATGAACCAGCAGGTTGTTCACCCAATGTTTAAACTGCAATCTAAAGTGAAATCATTGGTCGATTCCAATATTCTGAAACCAACGGATGGCATTTGGAAAATGGCATTTTTGTATGGCGATCAATGGAAATATTGGAAAAAAGAATTGCAAGCCTACGAGTTCTCTATGCACGATCCCGTGAGTGAACTCCTGGCTGTAGAAGAATGGGAAGACTAA